A stretch of the Nicotiana tabacum cultivar K326 chromosome 6, ASM71507v2, whole genome shotgun sequence genome encodes the following:
- the LOC107818843 gene encoding adenylyl-sulfate kinase 3 isoform X2: MSTLGNPANIFWHECPVGKAEREKLLNQQGCVVWITGLSGSGKSTLACSLGRELHTRGNLSYVLDGDNLRHGLNKNLGFSAEDRTENIRRVGEVSKLFADAGLICIASLISPYRKDRDACRALFPDKSFIEVFMNMPLELCEGRDPKGLYKLARTGKIKGFTGIDDPYEPPLNCEIEIQQKDGVVPTPHEMAGQVVSYMEGRGFLKAQ, translated from the exons ATGTCTACCTTGGGAAATCCTGCAAACATATTCTGGCATGAATGTCCAGTTGGAAAGGCAGAGAGGGAAAAGCTGCTTAACCAACAGGGATGTGTTGTATGGATTACAGGTCTCAGTGGATCAG GAAAAAGCACACTTGCTTGTTCCCTAGGTAGAGAATTACACACAAGGGGTAACCTCTCTTATGTTCTTGATGGTGACAACCTTAGGCATGGTCTGAACAAGAATCTTGGATTCTCGGCAGAAGATCGTACTGAAAATATACGTAGGGTTG gtGAAGTTTCAAAGCTCTTTGCAGATGCTGGATTAATATGCATTGCAAGTTTGATATCCCCTTACAGAAAGGATCGTGATGCTTGCCGAGCATTATTTCCGGATAAAAGTTTTATTGAG GTTTTTATGAATATGCCTCTGGAACTGTGTGAAGGAAGAGATCCAAAAGGCTTGTACAAGCTTGCTCGTACTGGAAAGATCAAAG GTTTTACCGGAATAGATGATCCTTATGAACCGCCATTGAACTGTGAG ATTGAAATACAACAAAAAGATGGAGTAGTTCCGACACCACATGAGATGGCTGGGCAAGTTGTCTCATACATGGAGGGCAGAGGCTTTCTGAAAGCTCAGTAA
- the LOC107818843 gene encoding adenylyl-sulfate kinase 3 isoform X1 codes for MKIRRKRGNLVSSSASLMRDNAFCFLMSTLGNPANIFWHECPVGKAEREKLLNQQGCVVWITGLSGSGKSTLACSLGRELHTRGNLSYVLDGDNLRHGLNKNLGFSAEDRTENIRRVGEVSKLFADAGLICIASLISPYRKDRDACRALFPDKSFIEVFMNMPLELCEGRDPKGLYKLARTGKIKGFTGIDDPYEPPLNCEIEIQQKDGVVPTPHEMAGQVVSYMEGRGFLKAQ; via the exons ATGAAGATCAGAAGAAAAAGGGGCAATTTAGTTTCAAGTAGTGCTTCTTTAAT GAGGGATAACGCTTTCTGTTTCTTGATGTCTACCTTGGGAAATCCTGCAAACATATTCTGGCATGAATGTCCAGTTGGAAAGGCAGAGAGGGAAAAGCTGCTTAACCAACAGGGATGTGTTGTATGGATTACAGGTCTCAGTGGATCAG GAAAAAGCACACTTGCTTGTTCCCTAGGTAGAGAATTACACACAAGGGGTAACCTCTCTTATGTTCTTGATGGTGACAACCTTAGGCATGGTCTGAACAAGAATCTTGGATTCTCGGCAGAAGATCGTACTGAAAATATACGTAGGGTTG gtGAAGTTTCAAAGCTCTTTGCAGATGCTGGATTAATATGCATTGCAAGTTTGATATCCCCTTACAGAAAGGATCGTGATGCTTGCCGAGCATTATTTCCGGATAAAAGTTTTATTGAG GTTTTTATGAATATGCCTCTGGAACTGTGTGAAGGAAGAGATCCAAAAGGCTTGTACAAGCTTGCTCGTACTGGAAAGATCAAAG GTTTTACCGGAATAGATGATCCTTATGAACCGCCATTGAACTGTGAG ATTGAAATACAACAAAAAGATGGAGTAGTTCCGACACCACATGAGATGGCTGGGCAAGTTGTCTCATACATGGAGGGCAGAGGCTTTCTGAAAGCTCAGTAA